A stretch of DNA from Actinomycetes bacterium:
GCCGACCAAGACCCGCGGCCAGACAGCCGGCGCGTCGGCCGCCGCCGGCCGGGCCGGCGCGGGGCTCGCGTTCGCGCCGCCCGCCGGGTTCGCGGCCGACCCGCCGCCGCTCGCGGCGGCCAAGGGCGCCTTGTTGGGCAGGCCGAGCGAGATCAGGTGCTGGCGCAGGCTGTCTGACGCTTTGTACCAGCCGCCCCTGGTGGTCTGGTCGAACACCGGCTGGCCGGGACTGGTGTAGGTGACCGGCCCGCCGGCCGCATACGGGTAGACACCCTGGCGGATCTTCTTTGCCGTGCCGCTGCCGTCGGGGATCGTCCAGGTGATGGTGTAGCGGGGGCCGAGCCGCTTGGTCGGTGCGGCGTCGAGCATGGGGTCGGGCGACTGCCCGAACATGGCCGGGAACAGCCCGGACAGGTCGGCCAGGGTGCCGAGGTCGGTGCCGCTGCCCGGCTCGCCGTTGCCGCCCAGGGTGATGGGGCCGTTCGGGCCGTTGCCCGGGCCGCCTGGCCCGCTTCCGTCGATGGTGGCGGCCGAGGCCCCCTTGGCCAAGGCAGCCGTGGGTGCCAGCAGCGTGAGGGCGGCCGCCAGGGCGGCCATGACCAGGATGCGGGGCTTCATCTCCGGCTCCTTCTGGTGGCCTGGGAGCGATATCGCATCTGGTACACCAGCCCGGCCGTTCGGGTTCCCGCCGGGCACCTCAGTGAGGGCTTCGCTTCCGCCCCGAGCGCCCGGCCGTCCATAACGGGCACGCCGCACCGGCGGTCGGGGATGCGCTGGCGGTGGCAGCCAAGGGTATGGTGGACCGGGCGGGTGGGCAGCAGCGCGGCGAACTGGCCCCAGAGGGGTTCCAGGATGCAGGATGGGATCGCAGCACGAGACCTCCGCACGCTGGCTCGCTGGATCGACACCAACGGATACCGCTCCGCTGGTTGTAACCGAGAGCTCTATCTGGTTGTAACCGAGAGCTCTATATCGAGTGCGGCGAGGACAGGGATGCGTGGGTGACAGAGCTCCAAGAACCGATCGCCACGAGCTGACGGGAGCCGGCACATGAACGAGACCCTGTTCCAGTCAGCCACCGATGCGGCGCAGATGCTGCGGCGCCAGGAGATCTCCTCTCGCGAGCTGACCGAGATGCTGCTCGCGCGGATCGATGCCGTCGATCCCGCCCTGAACGCGGTTGTCGAGTTCCGGCGGGAGGCGGCATTGCGGGAGGCGGCCGCAGCCGACGAAGCGATCACCCGTGGTGGCGAGTTGGGACCGCTGCACGGCGTACCCATGACGATCAAGGAGAGTTTCAACGTTGCCGGACTGCGAACCACCTGGGGCAATCCTGCCTTCAAGGATTTCGTGGCGGACTGGGATGCAACGGTGGTACGGCGGCTCGAGCAGGCTGGCGCGATCATCGTCGGGAAGACCAACCTACCCTTCATGCTGGCCGACTTCGGGCAGACAGCAAACGACCTGTACGGCGTCACCAACAATCCGTGGGACACAACGCGCACGCCGGGCGGCTCCTCCGGCGGAGCGGCCGCGGCACTGTCTGCTGGGATGACGTTCCTCGAATACGGATCGGACCTGGTGGGCTCCATTCGCATCCCGGCGAGCTTCTGCGGTGTCTACGGACTGAAGCCGAGTGTCGAGATCGTCCCGTTGACCGGGTTCCAGCCACCCGGTCCCCCGCCGGGTCCGAGCGACATGATGTACATGTCCGCGGTGGGCCCGCTCGGCCGGTCCGCACGCGATCTGCGGACGGCGCTGAGTGTCACCGGCGGGCCCGAGGGCCAGGCTGCGAAGGCCTACTCCTGGGCGCTGTCGCCATCGCGCCACACCCGGCTGGAGGACTTTCGCGTCGGTGTCGTGTTCGACCACGACCACGCCCCCGTCTCCAGCGAGGTCACCGCACTGCTGTCCAACGCCGTGGACGCACTCGCCCGGGCCGGTGCGACGGTTGTTGCAGGCTGGCCCGATGGCGTGGACCCCGTGCAGCACTACGAATCGTTCGGGTTCCACGTGCAGCTGTTCTTCGCCTTCCAGCAACCCGGTGAGGACTTCGCGACGCTCTCGGAGGTCATCGACCACGAAACCCGGCGCATGGCGGCCCGTGCCGCCTGGAGCCGCTACTTCACCGACATCGATGTGTTCGTGTGCCCGGCGAACTTCACTCCAGCCTTCCCACACGA
This window harbors:
- a CDS encoding amidase family protein, translating into MNETLFQSATDAAQMLRRQEISSRELTEMLLARIDAVDPALNAVVEFRREAALREAAAADEAITRGGELGPLHGVPMTIKESFNVAGLRTTWGNPAFKDFVADWDATVVRRLEQAGAIIVGKTNLPFMLADFGQTANDLYGVTNNPWDTTRTPGGSSGGAAAALSAGMTFLEYGSDLVGSIRIPASFCGVYGLKPSVEIVPLTGFQPPGPPPGPSDMMYMSAVGPLGRSARDLRTALSVTGGPEGQAAKAYSWALSPSRHTRLEDFRVGVVFDHDHAPVSSEVTALLSNAVDALARAGATVVAGWPDGVDPVQHYESFGFHVQLFFAFQQPGEDFATLSEVIDHETRRMAARAAWSRYFTDIDVFVCPANFTPAFPHDTRPFEERTITTPEGERPYDKQAFWISHATLTGLPAVVAPIGRTPHGLPVGTQLVGPLYEDDTALTFAELLGAVIGGYESPPI